Below is a genomic region from Methanococcus maripaludis.
CAGATTTAATTCCGCCACCAATATATATGGGATTACCTGTTTTTTCTAATATATCTGTTATTAATTCTACGTTAATTCCATTCTGAGTTCCAACTGATGAAATATCTAATATTATTAAAGGCATTTTTTTATCAATTTCTTTTAAAAGTTCATCTAAATCATAATTTAAAAGTTTTCCATCCTTAAAATCAAGACTTAAAATAATATGTTCCTCTTTTAAAATGGAAACATCATTTAGAGTTTCGGTACCAAGAATCGTCATTTCAGAATATTTTTTAACGTTTTCTAAATCGTTTCTGTCTTTGACTCCAAAATCAGTTATTTTAAAAATATCGAGACTTTTTACAATTTCAAAATTGTTTCCAGTACCCATTATCGAGTTTAAATCTGCGATATATACTTTTTTTGCCCCATTTTTCTTGTATTTTGTAATTATATCTTTAGGGTCTGAAGAATCGCATAAAACAGATTTTATTGGAACGTACTCTTTTCTATTCCCGCTTTTTCCAGAAACTGCTAAGCCATCCATTAAATCAATAACTGGTATAATCTCCATAAAAACACCTTTAAAACGAATAATAACTAAATCTAAAAATGAATTTCAAACTTGTAAATTATATAATTTTTCCTAATTTATAAATTAAAATAGATTCTTTCAAAAACCGAAATAATTTTGAAATAAATAATTTAAAAAGAGATTTTTGTTGAAGGGTCCAAAATGGTTTCCGTTCAACGAGTTATTTTCTTCAGTCGTAGGATACCGAAATTTAATTATTTCATTTCGTCGACCTTTTTGATCAACATTTTCATTATTTCTGCATCTGAAAGCATTCCTTCAGGAGCTTCGATAACTTTTCTTAGTTCGATTGGAACTCCGTCCATTCTGTAAGCAGTTCCTGTAACTTCAAGTCCAGTTATTGCTGGAGGAATTACAATGTTGGAAATTACAGATGATGGAGTTTCGTGAGGATCGATACATACAAGCGGGATTTTTGCCATGTGCTGTACTGCTTTTTGAGGGAAGTGAGCACCAGCATCTGATGCAACGTTGATCATCATGTCGGTGTCTCCTCTCTGCAATACATCGTTTGAAGCAGTTTCTCCGGGGTTGTATCTTGGGTATCCTCTTGAGAAGTCTACACCGTATGGGTATCCAGTAACCCAGGTTGAAACCTGGTTGAATCCGTTAACGTTGTAGTGTCCCCTCATTGGAGTCAATACAAACTTAGTATATGCATTCATATCAATTACAAACTGAATAGCATTGTCAATAATTCTGTGTTTTCCCCTGCTCATTGTTACGCCCATCGCGAAGAAGAGTGAACCAAACTGGGCATTTTTACAGATGTCGACTGCTTCGTAGATGGTTTCCGTTGGAACACCAGCAACTTGTTCAGCTTCAATATTAAATCCTTTTGCTGCAGCTCTCAGAGCACTTACAAGCTCATAATCCTTATGAGGCTCCACTTGGAGGTGAATGTCAGCGAGTTTTGCAGTATCCGTTTTTCTCGGATCGACCACAATCATCTGTCTGTCTTGTCTTCCTCTTTGTCGGAAAAATCCTCTCGGGAATACTGAGTACCTGCTCATGTGTCTTGGATGAGCATGCATCGGGTTTGAACCCCAGAACAAGACAACGTCTGCTCTGTTTTTAGTTTCTCCTAATGTTGAAACAGGGTATCCTACATCCTGTACAGCTAAAAGTGAAGGCCCGTGTCAAACACTCGCGGTGTTATCCACAATAGCTTTCGTTTTTTCAGCCAATAATACACCTAATTGTTGTGCATGGCATTCTGCAGAACTCCACCCGTAAATGAGTGGTAACTTTGCTTCGACGAGTAACCTTGCGGTTTCTTCTGTCGCAGTCTCGTAGTCAACCTTTTTAAAGTCATCTTTTTTATTTTCCCTCATGAGGGGGTTTTCATGTCTTACAGCGCCCTCGAAGTGCATAAATTTTGCATTTCCGATTCTACATGCATTTCTAGTCCCAACTACATGGTTATTTTCTACAAGAACTTCGATATCATCACAAAGAGTTCCACAGAATGGACATACGACATTCTTAAACACTTCCACTTTTATCACCCAAAAAAAATGGGAATGGTTATTTCAATATCAATGCTTCTTTTTTGACCTTGTTACATGCTTCAATACATTTCAAGCACATTACACAGTATCCTTTGAGAGGCATTTTGTCGTCACCGGTAAGTTCCAGTGTTTTCTGTGGACATACGTCTACACATTCGCCGCATTCATTACATAATGCAGGGCTGAATTCAACTCTTGTGTATTCCTTACCTTCATGAACCACTTTGCCCATTTTTAAAGCGCCGGTTGGACACTTCATTGCACAAGCACCGCATCGAATACACATTGCGAATTCGTTTGCTTTTTCGGTTTTTTTCTTTGAAGGTAATTCTAATCCTTTCGGATTAACTACTTTTATTGCACCTGTTGGACACTTCAGTGCACAAGGTCCACAGTATGCACATTTATCTTCTAACCAGACAAGACCTTCGTCAGTAACTGGTTTTGCGCTTGCATATTCAACTTCCAAGCTAATAGCTTCAACTGGACAGCTTTCTACACATAGTCCACATGCAGGACATGCAACTGGTAATTTAACACCTAAAGCTTCACCATTGTATTCAATCATTGAACCAGGACATGCTTCAACACACTTTTCACAACCAATACATTCTTCCTCATTAACTGTGAAAGATTTGATTGTTTTCTGTCTTTTTTGAGGCATTTTTCCTGCTACAAAGATTGCGTTCCATGGACAGGTTTGTGAACATACCGTACAGTATATACACTTGTCTGTATCGATTACTGCGATATCTTTGATAGATATTGCATCAACCGGGCACTCTGGAACACATACACCACAAGCAACACAGTCTTTTGTAACTGCAATTGGTTCTTGTGGAATAATTATTTCTTTTTTAGGCTTTTCAGCTTTTCCAGGAAGTGAAATTATTTCAGCAGGGCAGATATCAACACATTTCTCACAAAGAACACAGTGTCCTTTGGAGTACGGGAATCTGTCATCTACTTTTTTGATTCCTTGAGGGCATGCTTTTGCACATGCTCCATCTAAATCACATTTACTTCCGTTGAAAACTAATTTTCCATCTTTAACAACTAATGCCCCTGTCGGACATGCGTTAGCACAACTAAAGCACTGAATACATGTCTTGAAGGGGGCAATCTCTATTGCCTCTGTCGGGCATGCCTTCGCACAGGCATTACACACAAGGCAAGCATCCTCTTGAATAGATATTCCTGCCAAATGACAACCCCCGAAAAAATTTTTAAAGGTATGGGGCCTTCTATTGAAGGTTTCTCTAGCCTCCCATTAGGGTTCGGTTAGAGAATATTTATTCTTCTTTTATGACTTCAAGGAGAACTTTTCCTTGTTCGTCTTTTACAATCATGTGCGCTGCACATGAATATCATGGATCGTATGCCCTTAGCACGATCTCGATTAAATTTAATTTTGCCTCATCTACCATCTTTACCACCGTGCTTATTTGAAGATCACTTCAGCAGCTTGTTGGATAGCTTTTTCCATGGTAGGTACATTGTGTGTCGTAGCTACAATCATATTTGCTTTTACAACAATTCCTTTATCATCCGTTTCGTAATTGTGGATTAATGTACCTCTTGGAGCGTAAATCGCACCAACACCATTTCCTGCTTTAGGTTCAACTTCTGCCTTAATATCTGTTGAAGTTATTTCGGAATCTTCTAAAAGTTCCTTGACTCTTTCGCATGAACCGAGTAACTCGATCAATCTTGCATGGTTGTATGCTAATGATTGGTTTGCTGGTTTTCCGAAAGTGTCTGCGAAATCTTTTCTAGCTTCTTCGGCAAGAGGTGTAGGCATTGAGTCACATACGTTAATCATTCCTAATGGTCCTACTCTGTAGAGCCCTTCTGGATATCCAACTTTTTTGTTGTATGGATATTTAACGTAGTTGTGTTCTACAACGTGTTCACCGATGTTATCTAAATATTCTGAAGGTTTAAAGTCAGTTATTTGTTTTCCATCAGGGGACATGAATCTTAACGTGTCTCCGTAGAAATTATGTTTACCATCTTTTACTAAACCTAAATACCAAGTATCGATTACACCGAGTGTTTTTGCAAGATCCATGTATTGTTCATTGAGTGCTTTGATAAGAGCGACACCTTCTTGACCAAATGCAATCATTTCGTCAATTTCTTTTAATAATTCGTCTCTTTTTTCTTCACTCAATGCTTTGGATACCCCACCAGGAACTCCTGTAACAGGGTGAATTGCTCTACCACCAATTGTTTCAACAATTGATTGGCCAACTCTTCTCATTGCAATTGCTTTTTTAGCAACTTCAGGAGCTGCACCGATAACTCCAATAATGTTTCTAGCTGCAGGATCTGAATCTGGACCGAGTACAAAATCAGGAGCTGCCAAGTAATAGAAGTGTAATGCGTGGGAGTGCATCATGTTTCCAAGGTGCATTAATTCTCTTAATTTTCCTGCTGCGCTTGGTATTTCTGCGCCCCATGCAGCATCTACTGCTTTAACACTTGCCAAGTGGTGCGGAGTCTGACAGATTCCACAAATTCTTGGTACTATTCTTGGTACTTCCTCTGCAGGCCTACCTATAACAAACTGTTCGAAACCTCTAAGGGCAGTAATATGTAATTTTACATCTGTTGGTTTTCCCGAATCGTCTAAGGTTATTGAAACCTTACCGTGCCCTTCTAAACGGGATAGAGGTTCGATAGTAACCTTACCCATAGAGTCACCATCCTTAAATTATATTTTTTGAATTATTAGTTTATTCTTTTTGGATTTTTTTAGATACTAAAGCAACAGGTAACGTGAATCTGTTTAGTGTTGCAACCTTATCCGGGATATTGAGTGCTGCTTCTCCTGCATTTGCATAAGTGTTTGCAGCTGCTGCCCCTTGATCCAAAGTTTCGTCAGTTTTACCGTAGCATCCTCTACAAGGCATATTTGCTGATGGACACATCGCACCGCAACCTGCTCTTGTAGCCATACCCATGCACGTGTATCCTTGTTCAAAGAGACATTTATCTGGGTCAGGAGTTCCCTGGCCAGATCTTTTGAATTCCGTAGGGAATACATTCTCTTTTGTTCTTGGACATTCATCACATACAATTTTTGTAGGTAATACTGGTTCTTTTCCTTCTAATAATGCAACAATTGCTCCTGCAGTCAATGCTGGCTTTGGAGGACATCCAGGGATTACGTAATCTGCCTTAACTACTTCAGTTATAGGTTTTACTGTAGTAGTTAATTCAGGAACTCCATCAGTTGGAATAACTCCAGGGTTGTCTGTTGAAACTGTTGTATAAACTGTTTCTTTGAGTTGTTCTGGAGTGTAAAGGTTTCCAAGTCCAGGAATACCTCCAAAAGCTGCACAGGATCCCCATGCAATCACTACTTTTGATTTTTCCCTGATTTCGTGAATCAAGTGTTCATCGTGTTCGCTTCTTACTCCGCCTTCGACTAAGAATACGTCCACATCAGGAATTTCCTTTACGTCGGCAATGATTGGAGCGTAAACAATTTCCAAAGCTGGAAGAACGTCCAAAAGGCCTTCGTGTAAGTCAAGTAGTGATATATGGCATCCAGAGCATCCGCAGAGTTGTATAATGCCTACCTTAACTTTATCTGCCATTTAATCACCTTGTGATTGGTAAAAATTCCCTAACAGAGGGCAGTCCTTTTACGAGTCCGTTTGGTTCCCCGCAAAATTCATTCTCTTTTTAAACCGTTTTACGCTTTGAATGGGTTAGGTCCTAATTTTTTAACTCTATCAGTCATTTCGTTAACTGATTCGGTGAATTTACCTGCGTCAGCACCTGACATGAAGAACATTTCAAGTCTTTCGCCACCAATTCCGAGTTCATCTAGGATCTGTTTTCCAAATTTAACCCTTTCTTCAGCTTTGAAGTTTCCAGTTTCGAATGCACATTCGTTTGGTTTTCAACCTGCAACGAATACAGCATCAGCACCTTTTTGGAATGCTCTTAATGCATAGGTAATATCGAATTTACCTGTACATGGCACTCTAATAGCTCTAACTGATGCAGGGTATTGCATTCTGCTTGTACCAGCCAAATCGGCTGCACCGTATCCTCACTGGTAACATACAAAGGCCATAATTACGGGTTCTGCCATAATATATCCCTTTTTTAATTTTTTAATTAAATTAACTCGTAACTCATCAGAACTTCCCTGGTTTTAACCTTCGGGTTGTTCGTCATATGATATGAATTAACACCTATCCTAACTTAATTTTGCTGAGAATTTAATTTTAATTGATAATTAGTTATTTATTCGTTCATTCCCTGTTCCTTGTGCTTAAATTATTCTTCTAACATTTTTGCGGCATTGAGAATACCATCGATCATACCGATGACTTGCTCATCTCGGTAGTATCTTAACTGCATTGCACCACTTGGACATGCTGCTGCACATGCACCACATCCTTTACATGCAACGTCGTCAGAGATTGCCACCAAGTGACCGTCTTTTTCTTCGTAAGTAATTGCGTTATATGGACACATTAAAGCACATACTTTACAGCCACCGCATACTTCTTCGTTAACTGTTGCCCTAATCATTTCGATCTTGAACTGACCTTGTGACATTGGAATTGCAACAGCACTTGCGGCACCTTTTGCCTGTGCTACTGTATCTGGAATATCTTTTGGTCCTTGAGCGACCCCTGCAATTGCAATACCATCAACTTTCGTGTTAACAGGTGCTAATTTAGGGTGTAATTCTTTAAAGAATCCTTCTGGACCTCTATCAATACCAAGCATTTTACCAAGTTCAGCGGCATCTTTTTTAGCCTCTAAACCTGCTGAAAGAACAACTAAATCAGCGTCGATCTCTAAAATTTCTCCCAAGAGGGTATCTTCTACTCTCACGGTCAAGTTTTTAGTTTCTGGATCTTCGATAATGTTAGCTGGTCTTCCCCTAATAAATTTAACTCCGAACTGGTCCTGAGCTCTCTTGTAGTACTCTTCGTACCCTTTACCGAAAGCCCTGATATCCATGTAGCAGATATAAACTTCTGCATTAGGGTCGTGCATTTTCATTAACTGCGCATTTTTCAATGCGAACATACAGCATACTCTTGAACAGTATGGGTTTCCAACTTTCTCGTCTCTTGAACCAACGCACTGTATATATACAGTTCTTTTTGGTGCTTTTCCGTCGCTAGGTCTGATTTCGTGCCCGTGGGTTGGACCAGCAGGGTTAATCATCCTTTCAACTTCGAGAGTTGTAATTACGTTGTCGTAAACTCCGTATCCATACTCTTCTTTTCTGCTTGCATCGAACTCATCGTATCCTGTTGCGGTAATAATTGTACCGACATTAATTTTGAGTTCTTGAGGTTTCTGATCGTATCTTACTGCCTCTGCACAGCAAACTTTTGCACAAAGTCCACAATCAATACAGTGATCTTTATCGATTGTGTAAAGTAATGGAACTGCTTGTGGGAATGGAACATAAATTGCTTTCCTTGTACCTAATCCTAAATCAAACTCATTAGGCACTTCAATTGGACATGCTGCTGCACATGCACCACATCCGGTACAGGTGTCCTCATCAACATATCTTGGTTTTTTCTCGAGGGTAACATCAAAGTTTCCGATGTAACCATCGATATTTTTAATCTCAGCAAATGTAATTAATTCAATGTTAGGGTGGTTAGCTGCTGACACCATTTTTGGTGCGAGAATTCACATTGCACAATCGTCTGTTGGGAAGGTCTTTGCAAGTTGCGCCATCCTTCCTCCGATTGATTCATCTTTGTCTACGAGGTAAACTTTGAAGCCTTGGTCACCAAGGTCAAGCGCAGACTGAATACCTGCGATACCTGCACCGATAACCATACAGCTTTTATCTACTTCTACGACTTTTTGAGGAACGTCTTCTAATTTCTTAGCTCGTTCGACTCCACCAGCAATCATTTCACATGCTTTGTTTGTTGCTGCTTTTACATTGCCCATGTGGACAAATGCGTCGTGTTCTCTAATATTTACAAACTCTAGGTAGTACGGGGATATTCCCGCATCCTGTAGGCAACCTCTAAAGGTTGGCTCGTGGATCTTAGGCGTGCATGCTGCAACTACAATCCTGTCCAATCCATGCTCTTTGATCGCGTCTTTAATAAGACCTTGACCAGGGTCCGCACACATGAACGGGTATGTAGCTGAAACAACTACTCCGTCTAATTTAGAAGCGAAATCCTTTACGGCTTCACAATCCACTGCACCATTGATGTTTGCACCACAGTAGCAGACGAATACACCCACTTTGGGGTCACTCATGGATTCACCTCCACATATAACAAGTAAGGTAATTGGTATACATTTATACTACACTCACCTGCTTATAAAAAGATACATTCTTGAAATTGCTAATATCTACTATTAATATTAGAAAAAATAATAACCGGCTTTAAAAACAGTTGTCTACGGTCTTGAAGAATATTAAAATAGTATCCATATATCTTAATGGCATACCATAAATTTTCTAATTGCTCTAAAAAAGGGTAGATTGTTAAAAAATAATATTTGAATGAACCGTTTGATCAAAGAATATTACTATACGTTTAAAATTAATAAGTAGACCGTTAGATATATATATCAAAAGTTGAAATGTATAAATTGCACGGTGTGGGACAGTAGTGAGATTGTTATTTTAAACCCCCCTCATACCCCCACTTCACTACTGATGACACCGTGTGGGAGATTTGATCTCCCAATCCCATTCCCACCCCTCATATAATGTAATAATTTAAAAAACTCTTTTATTTACCAGTAATATACTACTAACAATTTACAAAAAATTTAAAAACCCCTCCCCGTTCTATTTTAATAATTATCAATACTTTACATAAACCACCCCCTATTTCTTACCCCTCCAATTTTTTTATATTTTTAAAAATTAACTTGGCGACTTTTTTATAGAAGTAATCTTTAAATACTGTACAAAAATAGTATGCTAAGTGTCAATTTCATACATGCGAGGGATTTCATGGATTTACTTTTATTGTTGTTTAGCGCCATATGGTATATTTTGCCTGCATATGTAGCTAATGCGGTTCCTTGTATTTTAGGCGGGGGAAGACCTGTTGATCTTGGAAAAAATTTTTTCGATGGTAATAGAATTATCGGAAATGGTGTAACTTACAGGGGCACTTTTTTTGGAATACTTTTTGGAATAATTACCGGAATTTTACAGCATTTTATTGTTATATTATATATGGATCCCCAATCAGTTTTTAACTACGGGCTAACTGGATATATTATTCTCGGCTTTTTATTAGGAACGGGTGCTCTTTTTGGAGATATGCTTGGAAGCTTTATAAAAAGACGACTCAAATTAAATCAAGGCCAGTCTGCCCCACTTCTAGATCAGATGACGTTTATAGTATTTGCATTAATATTTGCATATCCATTATACCAACAACCAGTAAACTTAATGGTAATCTTATTGGTAATCTCCCCGATAATCCATTTTTCCTCGAATATAATCGCATATAAACTCCATTTAAAAAAAGTATGGTGGTAATCACCAACAAAATCGATTCTATTTTTTCAAATCCGCGAATTCAATAATTTATATATAGTAAAAAAGGGTAAATGAATTCTGTGGCAAAATTAAAGTTTAATAAAGTTCAAAGAGATCTTTATGAATCCGATGTCCATTTTCAAAATAATCAAGTATGCTTTGTTTAAAAGTACGGAAAAACATTTTAGATTTGGGTATCTCGGTTTTGTTTTATTCCAGTATTGTTAACGCTCGTTAATCCAAAAATACTGCGTATCTAGTTTATAAAAGTTTTATAACGTGTTTATATTAGTCGATTACATCATACTACACGACTATCCATTTTCAAGAGGTGTTTTATGCTAGGCATTTCAGACCCCTATGTATTAAGTGCATACGTGCTCTGCATCTTGAGTACACTATTATGCGTGATATACGGGGCATTAAATTGGAATAAAGGTTCAGAAACCGAAACAGAAGAAATTGAAGAAGAATTAAAATGGGAAAAAGAAGAAGAAAAAATGGAAGATGAAATCGGAACGGTGGTCTAAATGGATATCATTCTTCTAAACGTGATTGTGTTAGTTTATCTTTTAATTGTTGGATACCTTGGATACAAAGGTTGGAAAGGAACTTCGAGTGCTGAAGACTACATGGTTGGAGGTAGAAAAATCCACCCATTTGTTATGGCAATGAGTTACGGTGCCACATTTATTAGTACTGCAGCAATTGTTGGTTTTGGTGGATTCGCAGGCTTATTTGGTATGAGTTTACTATGGCTGACGTTTCTAAATATCTTTTTAGGTATCTTTATAGCATTCGTATTTTTCGGGAAAAGAACCAGAAAAATGGGCCATAATTTAAATGCACTTACATTTCCAGAACTTCTGGCGAAAAGATTTGAAAGCAAGTTCATACAGTGGTTTTCAGGCCTTTTGATATTTTGTGCAATGCCAATATATGCCGCAGCAGTGTTAATTGGTGCTGCAAGGTTCATTGAAACCACACTCAACATTTCATTTGACGTTGCACTGCTCGTATTTTCTGTAATTATTGCAGTGTACGTTGTAATGGGCGGTTTAAAAGGTGTGATGTACACAGATGCATTTCAGGGAACCATTATGTTTTTTGGAATGTTGTTTTTGCTCTACATGACCTACGATATACTCGGAGGAGTTACTACCGCTCATCAAGCAATTACAAATATGTCAGGCATGGTTCCGGCAAATCTTGCAAGTATCGGGCATGCCGGATGGACCTCGATGCCGACATTTGGTTCTCCAATGTGGTGGACAATCGTTTCAAGTATAATATTAGGTGTTGGAATCGGAGTTTTGGCACAGCCTCAGCTCGTTGTTAGATTCATGACTGTAAAAAGTAACAGGGAATTAAATAGGGCAGTTTTGATTGGTGCAGTCTTCATTTTAATTGCGACAGGTACTGCATACGTTGTAGGAACGCTTTCAAACGTTTACTTTATGAATACAGAAGGAGTTCTATCAATTGGTGCAACAGTCTCTGAAGCATTTCCTACAGGAAACAGTGACAGTATCATGCCACTATACATCAACAAAGCAATGCCTGAATGGTTTATTTACATATTCTTGGTTTCACTACTTGCCGCTGCAATGTCTACTATTTCAAGCCAATTCCATGCCCAGGGTACGTCGATTGGAAGGGACGTTTATGAAACTCTCTGTGGTAAAAAAGGATTGAATTCAGTAATTATCACGAGATTTGGAATAATTGTAGCAATAATAATTGCAGTAATCCTTGGATACATACTTCCAGGAGGAATAGTTGCAAGAGGAACTGCATTATTCTTTGGACTCTGTAGTGCTGCGTTTTTACCCGCGTATGCACTTGGATTATTCTGGAAAAGGACAACAAAAGAAGGCGCGATTGCAGGCCTACTAACAGGTACGTTTGTAAGTCTTTTCTGCCTATTATTCGTTCACGAAAAAGAAGCAGCCGCACTCGGAATTTCAAAGATGTTGATTGGAAGAGATGTTTTGATTTCCACAATGCCTTGGCCATTTGTAGATCCAATGGTAATCTCACTACCACTTGCATTTATTGCAACAGTAGTGGTAAGTCTATTAACAAAGGCGCCTTCAGAGGATCACCTTAAAAAGTGCTTTAAAGGAATTTAATTTCTCTTTTTTTATTTTGTTGACATTTTTAATAATTCATATCGGGCTTATTTTTAAAATCTAACTTTTTACCGGCTTTGGTGCAATATTTATACTTGTTGTGCATAACATGATTA
It encodes:
- a CDS encoding sodium:solute symporter, with product MDIILLNVIVLVYLLIVGYLGYKGWKGTSSAEDYMVGGRKIHPFVMAMSYGATFISTAAIVGFGGFAGLFGMSLLWLTFLNIFLGIFIAFVFFGKRTRKMGHNLNALTFPELLAKRFESKFIQWFSGLLIFCAMPIYAAAVLIGAARFIETTLNISFDVALLVFSVIIAVYVVMGGLKGVMYTDAFQGTIMFFGMLFLLYMTYDILGGVTTAHQAITNMSGMVPANLASIGHAGWTSMPTFGSPMWWTIVSSIILGVGIGVLAQPQLVVRFMTVKSNRELNRAVLIGAVFILIATGTAYVVGTLSNVYFMNTEGVLSIGATVSEAFPTGNSDSIMPLYINKAMPEWFIYIFLVSLLAAAMSTISSQFHAQGTSIGRDVYETLCGKKGLNSVIITRFGIIVAIIIAVILGYILPGGIVARGTALFFGLCSAAFLPAYALGLFWKRTTKEGAIAGLLTGTFVSLFCLLFVHEKEAAALGISKMLIGRDVLISTMPWPFVDPMVISLPLAFIATVVVSLLTKAPSEDHLKKCFKGI